Proteins co-encoded in one Ruegeria sp. HKCCD4315 genomic window:
- a CDS encoding extracellular solute-binding protein, which translates to MKATKTLLTTAAVAIAAGGVSAEEMTIVSWGGAYSKSQLKAYHEPYSEKTGVTILNDDSSAEAVAKLRAMNEAGNITWDVVDVVAADAIRLCDEGLAMEIDPDTMLAPAPDGTSAADDFGDLLVSDCFIPQIVYSTTFGYRTDLVGDTPPTEICAVFDLENYPGKRSLEKRPINNMEWALLCDGVAKDDVYDVLATPEGQDQALAKLDTIKDSVVWWSAGADTPQLLADGEVIMGSTYNGRLFSVIEEQKQPVAMLWDAQVFDLDGWIIPAGLSEERQQRALDYIMFATDTQRLADQAKYISYGPARASSAPLVGQHAELGIDMAPHMPTDPENAKNTFLYNYEFWADYRDDIDAKFQAWLAQ; encoded by the coding sequence ATGAAAGCAACTAAAACCCTTCTGACAACGGCCGCCGTCGCCATTGCGGCGGGTGGTGTTTCTGCCGAGGAAATGACCATCGTTTCTTGGGGCGGCGCCTATTCCAAATCGCAACTCAAGGCCTATCACGAGCCCTATTCGGAAAAGACAGGCGTCACCATTCTGAATGATGACAGCTCGGCCGAAGCTGTGGCCAAGCTGCGCGCGATGAACGAAGCGGGCAACATCACGTGGGATGTGGTCGACGTTGTGGCAGCGGATGCGATCCGTCTGTGCGATGAAGGTTTGGCAATGGAAATCGACCCCGATACCATGCTGGCACCTGCACCCGATGGCACCTCGGCCGCGGATGATTTCGGCGATCTTCTGGTGAGCGACTGCTTTATCCCGCAGATTGTGTATTCGACCACGTTCGGCTATCGCACCGATCTGGTTGGTGACACCCCGCCGACCGAGATCTGCGCGGTGTTCGACCTCGAGAACTATCCGGGCAAGCGCTCGCTCGAAAAGCGTCCGATCAACAACATGGAATGGGCTCTGCTTTGCGACGGCGTCGCCAAGGATGACGTCTATGACGTGCTGGCCACACCTGAAGGTCAGGACCAGGCCTTGGCCAAGCTCGACACGATCAAGGACAGCGTCGTCTGGTGGTCCGCAGGTGCCGATACACCGCAGTTGCTGGCCGATGGCGAAGTCATCATGGGCTCGACCTATAACGGTCGACTGTTCAGTGTGATCGAAGAGCAGAAGCAGCCTGTCGCCATGTTGTGGGACGCGCAAGTGTTCGATCTGGACGGTTGGATCATTCCGGCTGGCCTGAGCGAAGAGCGTCAGCAGCGCGCTCTGGACTACATCATGTTCGCGACAGACACGCAGCGTCTGGCCGACCAGGCCAAGTACATCTCTTATGGCCCAGCTCGTGCTTCGTCCGCTCCGCTGGTTGGACAACACGCGGAACTGGGTATCGACATGGCACCACATATGCCGACCGATCCGGAAAACGCTAAGAACACTTTCCTGTATAACTACGAGTTCTGGGCGGACTACCGCGACGACATCGACGCCAAATTCCAGGCGTGGTTGGCACAATAA
- a CDS encoding ABC transporter ATP-binding protein: MTDTNNDAAFVEFQRVQKSYDGENLVVKDLNLAMPKGEFLTMLGPSGSGKTTCLMMLAGFETATHGEILLDGKPINNIPPHKRGIGMVFQNYALFPHMTVAENLSFPLEVRKLGKSEREEKVQRALDMVQMGAFGGRRPAQLSGGQQQRIALARALVFEPELVLMDEPLGALDKQLREHMQFEITRLAHELGITTVYVTHDQTEALTMSDRVAVFDDGRIQQLAPPDQLYEEPENSFVAQFIGENNTLEGAVKSIDGDTCLVQLDDGSEIDAVPINVHAPGERTKVSIRPERVEFNKDRLHADAHTLKATVKEFIYMGDVFRFRMSVAGNDEFIVKTRNAPDAIRLTPGQEIEIGWLAQDCRALDA, encoded by the coding sequence GTGACCGACACGAATAACGATGCCGCGTTTGTTGAATTTCAACGCGTTCAAAAGTCTTATGATGGCGAGAATCTCGTCGTTAAAGACCTTAATCTGGCAATGCCAAAGGGTGAGTTCCTAACGATGCTCGGGCCGTCCGGCTCGGGCAAAACAACCTGTCTGATGATGCTTGCCGGCTTTGAAACAGCCACTCATGGCGAAATCCTGTTGGATGGGAAGCCTATCAACAATATCCCGCCGCACAAACGTGGCATTGGTATGGTGTTTCAGAACTACGCTCTGTTTCCGCATATGACAGTTGCCGAAAACCTTTCTTTCCCCTTGGAAGTCCGCAAACTGGGCAAGTCTGAACGGGAGGAAAAGGTTCAACGCGCTCTGGATATGGTTCAGATGGGCGCTTTTGGGGGGCGCCGTCCCGCTCAGCTTTCCGGTGGCCAACAGCAGCGGATTGCGCTGGCCCGTGCGCTGGTGTTCGAACCCGAATTGGTTCTGATGGACGAACCGCTGGGCGCGCTGGACAAGCAGTTGCGCGAGCACATGCAGTTCGAGATCACACGCTTGGCGCACGAATTGGGTATCACCACCGTATACGTGACCCACGACCAGACCGAAGCGCTGACCATGTCTGACCGGGTCGCCGTTTTTGACGACGGTCGTATTCAACAGCTTGCTCCGCCTGATCAGCTCTATGAAGAACCGGAAAACAGCTTTGTTGCTCAGTTCATCGGGGAAAACAACACCTTGGAAGGTGCCGTAAAATCGATTGATGGTGACACGTGCCTTGTGCAACTGGATGATGGATCTGAGATTGACGCGGTGCCTATCAATGTTCACGCGCCGGGTGAAAGGACCAAAGTGTCAATCCGGCCTGAGCGTGTGGAATTCAACAAAGATCGCCTGCATGCCGATGCTCACACGCTGAAGGCTACGGTCAAAGAGTTCATATACATGGGCGATGTGTTCCGTTTCCGCATGTCCGTTGCGGGGAATGATGAGTTCATCGTTAAAACCCGGAACGCACCAGACGCAATTCGCCTGACCCCCGGTCAGGAGATCGAGATCGGCTGGCTGGCTCAGGATTGTCGTGCGCTCGACGCATAG
- a CDS encoding Asp/Glu racemase has product MTQIPYTLDEDDPQIYPLGLIVLQVDETIEPELSAYFSDQKNPLYVTRIPSGIEVTTESLSEMEKALPAAAGLLPSVRPFRVVGYGCTSASSVIGSERVAELVKQACKTDEVTNPMRAATACAADIGVSKFALLSPYIEEVNAPLRTAFLENGITMDVFGTFGQAEEAKVARISVQSVIDAATDLGSDPSVEAVFLSCTNLRTFDAIPEIRERIGKPVLSSNQSLAWHMRRLNVAD; this is encoded by the coding sequence ATGACCCAAATTCCCTACACGCTTGATGAAGATGACCCGCAAATTTATCCACTAGGTTTGATTGTTCTGCAGGTCGACGAAACGATTGAGCCAGAACTCAGCGCGTATTTCTCAGATCAGAAAAACCCGCTTTATGTTACACGCATACCCAGTGGGATTGAGGTAACAACTGAAAGCCTTTCCGAAATGGAGAAAGCCCTGCCAGCGGCGGCAGGGTTGTTGCCAAGCGTGCGGCCCTTTCGAGTGGTCGGATATGGCTGTACATCGGCCAGTTCGGTCATCGGATCAGAACGTGTGGCTGAACTTGTCAAGCAAGCGTGCAAAACAGACGAAGTTACAAACCCTATGCGCGCTGCGACTGCTTGCGCTGCTGACATAGGTGTTTCGAAATTCGCTTTGCTTTCTCCTTACATCGAGGAGGTCAACGCACCGCTGCGCACCGCGTTCTTGGAAAACGGTATAACTATGGACGTTTTTGGGACATTTGGGCAAGCCGAAGAGGCAAAGGTTGCGCGTATTTCAGTACAGTCTGTGATCGACGCTGCTACAGACTTGGGATCTGATCCGTCAGTTGAAGCGGTATTCCTTAGCTGCACCAACCTTCGGACTTTTGACGCAATCCCAGAGATTCGTGAGCGAATTGGCAAGCCTGTTCTATCAAGTAATCAAAGCCTTGCATGGCATATGCGTCGCCTCAATGTTGCTGATTGA